The Gemmatimonadota bacterium genomic sequence GCAGCGAGGCCCTGGAGCGGGCACGCGCGGGGCTGACGGAGCTGCTCGTGACGCTCGACCGCCCCCGGGGTGGCGAGATTGCCGGCAACCTGGCCTCGCTGTACGTGTTCTGGCTCGGAGAGCTGTCGGTGCTTGGGGTCAAGCCCAACGCCCAGCGACTCGACGCGATCGTCGCGATGATCACCGAGTTGCGCGGCGCCTTCAGCGAGGTCGTCGCCACGGTCACGCCTCCGAACGCCATGGCCGTGTCATGAGGGACCTGGCGCGGACCGCGATGGAGTTGCGCGACCTCATTGAGCGCTTCGCGGCGCTCTCCGAGGGCGCGTTGCGGGCCTGTGCCTCTGCCGACACCGCCGTGCTCACGGCGACCCTCGATGCGCGCGAGTTGCTGCTCACGCGTGCCAATCACCTGGCCGCCTCGGTGCGCGCGCGTCGCGCCGCGATGACCCCGGCGGACCGCGCGTCGTGCGACGCCCTCCTCCTGCCGGTACAGCGCGCCGCGGATCATGCCGCGGCGGCCAACCAACGCGTGCGCGCAGCCGCCGCGCGTTCTCGCGAGGAAGTCGGCCGTCAACTGGACCAACTCCGCGTGGAAACGGGGGCCACCGCGGCCTACGGCAATAGCGCGCCGGCCCTGGTCGCCTTCGACGCCGTGCGTTAGGCATGTCCACCCCGCGGGATGCCGCCCTGGATCGGGCGCCCGGGCGGGATGCCGCGCTCCTGGCCGATGCCCTTCGGGCCCTCCAGGGGCACCTGGAAGGACCGGTGCCCGAGGACGAGCTAACGGCGGCCCACGTCGAAGATCTCGTGGCGCAGGCCCTGGCCGAAATCCACCGAGTGCAGGGCGCCACCGCGCCGCGCGGAGGCATAGCCCCGGTACTGGGCAGTGGTGTGCTGCAGGAGTTGCTCCGGGCACGTCGGGCACCGGCTCCCGCAGAAGCGCCGACGTCCGTCGACACCACGAGGTAACAACGGCTCTCAAGCAGGGCACGGTCCCGGCCGATACTCCGAGCAGAGGAGGATGCCATGAAAGTCAACCAGGGGAACTCCGGTCCGGTCCGCCCCGAGCGACCGCGAGAGCCGCGCCCAACGCCCGTCCCGTCGCACCCGGCTCCGTCGCAGCCCACGCCGGAGCGTGCGGAACGCCGGGACCGAGTCGAGATCTCCAGTGCGGGACGCGCGCGCGCGGCCCGACTCGATCCCGTCCAACCCGCAGCAGCAGATCGTTTGGCGGTGGTCCGCCAGCGCATCCTGGCCGGTGCGTATGAGGCCGATGCGGTGGTGGCCGACGTGGCCCGCCGCATCCTCGACCGCGGCGACGTCTAAGCCCCCAAGGAGCCCGCCATGAAGTTCCTCGTCGTTGACGACTCGGCCACGATGCGCCGCATCCTGATCAACTCCCTGCAGCGGATTGGTTACTCGACCTGCGTCGAAGCCGGCGATGGGGCCGAGGCGCTGGAAAAGTTCGATCCCACGATCGAATTCGTGATCACCGACTGGAAC encodes the following:
- the fliS gene encoding flagellar export chaperone FliS, whose amino-acid sequence is MSYAAVTKQATRYKEAEVLSATPGQLVLTIFDHILVNLSRARLRLDDKDATARSEALERARAGLTELLVTLDRPRGGEIAGNLASLYVFWLGELSVLGVKPNAQRLDAIVAMITELRGAFSEVVATVTPPNAMAVS
- a CDS encoding flagellar biosynthesis anti-sigma factor FlgM, translated to MKVNQGNSGPVRPERPREPRPTPVPSHPAPSQPTPERAERRDRVEISSAGRARAARLDPVQPAAADRLAVVRQRILAGAYEADAVVADVARRILDRGDV